The following proteins are encoded in a genomic region of Pseudorca crassidens isolate mPseCra1 chromosome 5, mPseCra1.hap1, whole genome shotgun sequence:
- the VWA5B2 gene encoding von Willebrand factor A domain-containing protein 5B2 isoform X6 has protein sequence MTVTLRSSRELPSRPDGVLCVALPSVLTPLAPPGPLGPPRPPGLCDDRLGLCPTSCFGMGSPVGEGPAWEEPAAPLDVFSGPARCPAPYTFSFEMLVTGPCLLAGLESPSHALRADAPPHASSAATICVTLAEGHHCDRALEILLHPSEPHQPHLMLEAGSLSSAEYEAQVRARRDFQRLQRRDSEGDRQMTTKGCPLWVDWIEKVSGARSCCQPRSELHSAWPRMTWGSRAQVWFLQRRFHKDILLNPVLVLSFCPDLSSKPGHLGTATRELLFLLDGSSVAHKACGSMVWAGLGLGAAVGLRWAGGQPPEDTHTHTHTPLSPSHAHTYMHFSQIPRASFICKVTFSHTESQTQGFTYTSRVTCTIISHTESPSHARVSLTASHTQGLTQITPHSTHGLEKASNLASLVFYRCQWGLPHPALPGSPQDAIVLAVKSLPPQTLINLATFGTLVQPLFPESRPCNDEAVKLICESVEMLQAAGGPPDVRSALAWALGQPQHRAHPRQLFLLTAASPMAAATHHTLELMRWHRGAARCFSFGLGPACRQLLQGLSALSRGQAYFLRPGERLQPMLVQALRKALEPALSDISVDWFVPDAVEALLTPREIPALYPGDQLLGYCSLFRVDGFRSRPLGGQEPGWQSLGSSVFPSPEEAPSATSPGTEPTGTSEPLGTGTVSAELSSPWAAGDSDRSTDALTDPVTDPGPNPSSDTAIWRRIFQSSYIREQYVLTHCSASPEPGPGSTGSSESPVSQGPGSPEGSAPLDPPSQQGCRSLAWGESAGSHSCPLPPPPLAPVKTGALSAEVLGRRHRAALTGRSLSSPPGRVNSVPGHLRYPSLGVAPDGPGPEPGQLLGQGLDDSGNLLSPAPMDWDMLMEPPFLFTAVPPSGELAPPAIPLPPQPPRCHVVIRALCGEQPMSWEVGVGLEMLWGPRDAGLLPPSPPESGNAWDQALHRLTAASVVRDNEQLALRGRGETRADRGHARRPWLRALQTSKVSSAPSCFTCPVAVDATTREVLPSALQVHSSELAEPPGTPPASQGHLDAAPLPTAVHSKGGWEPDQIGNSSSALGDRAAPIGGPHRLPPEPPSRLSLGRQKARGPDSHRLCSPNTGQASDSNSEGSNHDYLPLVRLQEAPGSFRLDAPFCTAVRISRERLCRASPFAAHRTSLSPTSASSPWALLGHGAGQGDSATASCSPSPSSGSEGPGQVDSGRGSDTEASEGAEGPGGADLRGRTWATAVALAWLEHRCAAAFGEWELAAAKADCWLQAQHLPDGLDLANLKAAARGLFLLLRHWDQNLQLHLLCYSPANM, from the exons ATGACAGTGACCCTGCGCAGCAGCCGGGAGCTGCCCTCCAGGCCTGACGGGGTGCTGTGCGTGGCCCTGCCCTCCGTGCTCACCCCTCTGGCCCCGCCAGGCCCGCTGGGGCCCCCCAGGCCTCCGGGGCTCTGTGACGACAGGTTGGGCCTATG CCCCACCAGCTGCTTCGGAATGGGCAGCCCTGTGGGGGAGGGGCCGGCCTGGGAGGAGCCAGCTGCCCCTCTGGACGTGTTCTCAGGCCCTGCCCGTTGCCCGGCCCCGTACACCTTCTCCTTCGAGATGCTGGTGACCGGGCCATGCCTGCTCGCAG GCCTGGAGAGCCCCTCTCACGCTCTGCGGGCAGATGCCCCCCCTCATGCCAGCTCTGCAGCCACCATCTGTGTCACACTGGCAGAGGGTCACCACTGCGACCGGGCCTTGGAGATCCTGCTGCACCCCAGTG AGCCCCACCAGCCACACCTGATGCTGGAGGCCGGCAGCCTGAGCTCAGCAGAATATGAGGCCCAGGTGAGGGCCCGCCGGGATTTCCAGAGGCTGCAGCGAAGGGACAGTGAGGGGGACCGGCAG ATGACTACAAAAGGGTGCCCCCTCTGGGTGGACTGGATTGAAAAAGTCTCCGGGGCTAGGTCCTGCTGCCAGCCTAGGTCGGAGCTGCACTCAGCCTGGCCCAGGATGACTTGGGGCTCCCGTGCTCAGGTGTGGTTCCTGCAGCGACGCTTCCACAAGGACATCCTGCTGAACCCCGTGCTGGTGCTCAGCTTCTGCCCGGACCTGAGCTCCAAGCCTGGACACCTGGGCACAGCTACTCGGGAGCTCCTCTTCCTGTTGGATGGCAGCAGCGTGGCACACAAGGCCTGTGGGAGCATGGTGTGGGCAGGCCTGGGGTTAGGTGCAGCAGTGGGTCTGAGGTGGGCTGGGGGGCAGCCTcctgaagacacacacacacacacacacacccctctctctccttctcatgCTCATACATACATGCATTTCTCCCAGATTCCAAGAGCCTCTTTCATATGTAAAGTTACATTCAGTCACACCGAATCTCAAACCCAAGGATTCACATACACCTCCAGGGTCACATGCACAATCATCTCTCATACAGAGTCTCCCTCACATGCCAGGGTCTCACTCACAGCCTCACACACACAGGGCCTCACCCAGATTACCCCTCATTCTACACACGGCCTGGAGAAAGCAAGCAATCTGGCATCCCTTGTTTTCTACCGGTGCCAGTGGGGCCTGCCTCACCCTGCCCTCCCTGGCTCTCCCCAGGATGCCATCGTTTTGGCCGTGAAGTCTCTCCCGCCCCAGACACTCATCAACCTGGCCACGTTTGGCACATTGGTGCAGCCCCTCTTCCCAGAGAGCCGGCCTTGCAATGAT GAAGCTGTGAAGCTGATCTGCGAGAGCGTTGAGATGCTGCAGGCTGCGGGCGGCCCGCCGGATGTGAGGTCTGCGCTGGCCTGGGCCCTTGGGCAGCCCCAGCACAGGGCCCACCCTCGGCAGCTGTTCCTGCTCACCGCTGCCTCGCCCATGGCTGCTGCGACCCACCACACCCTGGAGCTCATGAGGTGGCACCGGGGGGCAGCCAG GTGCTTCTCCTTTGGGCTGGGGCCTGCCTGCCGCCAGCTGCTGCAGGGTCTGTCTGCCCTCAGCAGGGGCCAGGCCTACTTCCTGAGGCCTGGGGAAAGGCTGCAGCCCATG CTGGTGCAGGCCCTGCGGAAGGCACTGGAGCCTGCGTTGAGCGACATCTCTGTGGACTGGTTTGTGCCCGATGCGGTGGAGGCACTGCTGACGCCCCGGGAGATCCCAGCGCTCTATCCTGGGGACCAGCTGCTCGGTTACTGCTCACTCTTCAGGGTGGACGGCTTCCGGTCCCGCCCCCTAGGG GGCCAAGAGCCTGGCTGGCAGAGCTTGGGCAGCTCCGTGTTCCCATCCCCAGAGGAAGCACCATCTGCCACCAGCCCTGGCACTGAGCCCACTGGCACCTCAGAGCCACTGGGAACAGGCACTGTGTCAGCAGAGCTGTCCagcccgtgggctgctggggactcAGATCGGA GTACTGATGCTCTGACAGACCCAGTCACGGACCCTGGACCTAACCCCTCTTCTGACACAGCCATATGGCGCCGCATCTTCCAGTCCTCGTACATCCGGGAGCAGTATGTGCTTACCCACTGCTCTGCCAGCCCAGAGCCAGGCCCAGGCTCCACAGGCAGCAGCGAGTCCCCCGTCTCCCAGGGCCCTGGGTCCCCTGAAGGCAGTGCTCCCCTGGATCCCCCTTCTCAGCAGGGCTGCCGCAGCCTGGCCTGGGGAGAATCTGCTGGCTCCCACTCctgccccctgcctccacccccacTGGCTCCAGTCAAG ACTGGGGCCTTGAGTGCTGAGGTGCTGGGCCGTCGACACAGAGCAGCTCTAACTGGCCGAAGCCTCTCATCGCCCCCCGGCCGGGTGAACTCAGTCCCTGGCCATCTCCGGTACCCCTCTCTGGGTGTAGCACCAGATGGGCCAGGCCCTGAGCCAGGGCAGCTGCTGGGACAGGGCCTGGATGACTCAG GAAACctgctctccccagcccccatggACTGGGACATGTTGATGGAACCACCCTTCTTGTTCACGGCTGTTCCCCCCAGTGGGGAGTTGGCCCCTCCAGCAATACCACTGCCTCCCCAGCCTCCGCGCTGCCATGTGGTGATCCGGGCCCTGTGCGGGGAGCAGCCTATGAGCTGGGAGGTGGGTGTTGGGCTGGAGATGCTGTGGGGGCCTAGGGATGCTGGCTTACTGCCTCCGTCACCCCCTGAAAGCGGAAATGCTTGGGACCAAGCACTCCATCGACTGACAGCGGCTTCCGTGGTCCGGGACAACGAGCAGCTGGCTCTCCGAGGACGGGGCGAGACCAGGGCTGACCGGG GTCATGCCCGGAGGCCCTGGCTCCGAGCCCTTCAGACAAGCAAGGTCAGCTCTGCCCCTTCCTGCTTCACCTGCCCTGTAGCTGTGGATGCTACCACCAGAGAGGTCCTACCTTCAGCCCTGCAGGTGCACAGCTCAG AGCTAGCCGAACCCCCAGGCACCCCTCCCGCCTCTCAAGGTCATCTAGATGCAGCTCCTCTGCCCACAGCCGTCCACTCTAAAG GCGGCTGGGAGCCGGACCAAATTGGCAACTCCAGTTCTGCTTTGGGGGACCGCGCAGCCCCCATCGGAGGTCCTCATCGTCTGCCCCCTGAGCCTCCCTCTCGGCTCAGCCTGGGCCGTCAGAAGGCCAGAGGCCCAGACAGCCATAGACTCTGCAGCCCCAACACGGGCCAAGCCAGTGACAGCAACAGTGAAGGCAGCAACCATGACTACCTGCCCTTG GTGCGCTTGCAGGAGGCACCTGGCTCCTTCCGCCTAGACGCGCCGTTTTGCACAGCGGTGCGCATCTCGCGGGAGCGCCTGTGCCGCGCCTCGCCCTTCGCTGCGCATCGCACCAGCCTCAGCCCCACCTCGGCCTCCTCTCCCTGGGCACTTCTAGGCCATGGTGCTGGCCAGGGTGACAGTGCCACGGCCTCTTGCAGCCCATCCCCCAGTTCAGGCTCCGAGGGTCCAGGCCAGGTGGACAGTGGCCGGGGCTCAGACACCGAGGCCTCGGAGGGGGCGGAAGGGCCTGGTGGTGCCGACCTGCGGGGCCGGACTTGGGCCACTGCTGTGGCGCTTGCGTGGTTGGAGCACCGCTGTGCCGCGGCCTTCGGCGAGTGGGAACTGGCGGCAGCTAAGGCTGACTGTTGGCTGCAGGCCCAGCACCTGCCCGACGGCCTCGACCTGGCCAACCTCAAGGCCGCAGCCCGGGGTCTCTTCCTGCTGCTGCGCCACTGGGACCAGAACCTGCAGCTGCACCTGCTGTGCTACAGCCCAGCAAACATGTGA
- the VWA5B2 gene encoding von Willebrand factor A domain-containing protein 5B2 isoform X7: protein MGSPVGEGPAWEEPAAPLDVFSGPARCPAPYTFSFEMLVTGPCLLAGLESPSHALRADAPPHASSAATICVTLAEGHHCDRALEILLHPSEPHQPHLMLEAGSLSSAEYEAQVRARRDFQRLQRRDSEGDRQMTTKGCPLWVDWIEKVSGARSCCQPRSELHSAWPRMTWGSRAQVWFLQRRFHKDILLNPVLVLSFCPDLSSKPGHLGTATRELLFLLDGSSVAHKACGSMVWAGLGLGAAVGLRWAGGQPPEDTHTHTHTPLSPSHAHTYMHFSQIPRASFICKVTFSHTESQTQGFTYTSRVTCTIISHTESPSHARVSLTASHTQGLTQITPHSTHGLEKASNLASLVFYRCQWGLPHPALPGSPQDAIVLAVKSLPPQTLINLATFGTLVQPLFPESRPCNDEAVKLICESVEMLQAAGGPPDVRSALAWALGQPQHRAHPRQLFLLTAASPMAAATHHTLELMRWHRGAARCFSFGLGPACRQLLQGLSALSRGQAYFLRPGERLQPMLVQALRKALEPALSDISVDWFVPDAVEALLTPREIPALYPGDQLLGYCSLFRVDGFRSRPLGGQEPGWQSLGSSVFPSPEEAPSATSPGTEPTGTSEPLGTGTVSAELSSPWAAGDSDRSTDALTDPVTDPGPNPSSDTAIWRRIFQSSYIREQYVLTHCSASPEPGPGSTGSSESPVSQGPGSPEGSAPLDPPSQQGCRSLAWGESAGSHSCPLPPPPLAPVKTGALSAEVLGRRHRAALTGRSLSSPPGRVNSVPGHLRYPSLGVAPDGPGPEPGQLLGQGLDDSGNLLSPAPMDWDMLMEPPFLFTAVPPSGELAPPAIPLPPQPPRCHVVIRALCGEQPMSWEVGVGLEMLWGPRDAGLLPPSPPESGNAWDQALHRLTAASVVRDNEQLALRGRGETRADRGHARRPWLRALQTSKVSSAPSCFTCPVAVDATTREVLPSALQVHSSELAEPPGTPPASQGHLDAAPLPTAVHSKGGWEPDQIGNSSSALGDRAAPIGGPHRLPPEPPSRLSLGRQKARGPDSHRLCSPNTGQASDSNSEGSNHDYLPLVRLQEAPGSFRLDAPFCTAVRISRERLCRASPFAAHRTSLSPTSASSPWALLGHGAGQGDSATASCSPSPSSGSEGPGQVDSGRGSDTEASEGAEGPGGADLRGRTWATAVALAWLEHRCAAAFGEWELAAAKADCWLQAQHLPDGLDLANLKAAARGLFLLLRHWDQNLQLHLLCYSPANM, encoded by the exons ATGGGCAGCCCTGTGGGGGAGGGGCCGGCCTGGGAGGAGCCAGCTGCCCCTCTGGACGTGTTCTCAGGCCCTGCCCGTTGCCCGGCCCCGTACACCTTCTCCTTCGAGATGCTGGTGACCGGGCCATGCCTGCTCGCAG GCCTGGAGAGCCCCTCTCACGCTCTGCGGGCAGATGCCCCCCCTCATGCCAGCTCTGCAGCCACCATCTGTGTCACACTGGCAGAGGGTCACCACTGCGACCGGGCCTTGGAGATCCTGCTGCACCCCAGTG AGCCCCACCAGCCACACCTGATGCTGGAGGCCGGCAGCCTGAGCTCAGCAGAATATGAGGCCCAGGTGAGGGCCCGCCGGGATTTCCAGAGGCTGCAGCGAAGGGACAGTGAGGGGGACCGGCAG ATGACTACAAAAGGGTGCCCCCTCTGGGTGGACTGGATTGAAAAAGTCTCCGGGGCTAGGTCCTGCTGCCAGCCTAGGTCGGAGCTGCACTCAGCCTGGCCCAGGATGACTTGGGGCTCCCGTGCTCAGGTGTGGTTCCTGCAGCGACGCTTCCACAAGGACATCCTGCTGAACCCCGTGCTGGTGCTCAGCTTCTGCCCGGACCTGAGCTCCAAGCCTGGACACCTGGGCACAGCTACTCGGGAGCTCCTCTTCCTGTTGGATGGCAGCAGCGTGGCACACAAGGCCTGTGGGAGCATGGTGTGGGCAGGCCTGGGGTTAGGTGCAGCAGTGGGTCTGAGGTGGGCTGGGGGGCAGCCTcctgaagacacacacacacacacacacacccctctctctccttctcatgCTCATACATACATGCATTTCTCCCAGATTCCAAGAGCCTCTTTCATATGTAAAGTTACATTCAGTCACACCGAATCTCAAACCCAAGGATTCACATACACCTCCAGGGTCACATGCACAATCATCTCTCATACAGAGTCTCCCTCACATGCCAGGGTCTCACTCACAGCCTCACACACACAGGGCCTCACCCAGATTACCCCTCATTCTACACACGGCCTGGAGAAAGCAAGCAATCTGGCATCCCTTGTTTTCTACCGGTGCCAGTGGGGCCTGCCTCACCCTGCCCTCCCTGGCTCTCCCCAGGATGCCATCGTTTTGGCCGTGAAGTCTCTCCCGCCCCAGACACTCATCAACCTGGCCACGTTTGGCACATTGGTGCAGCCCCTCTTCCCAGAGAGCCGGCCTTGCAATGAT GAAGCTGTGAAGCTGATCTGCGAGAGCGTTGAGATGCTGCAGGCTGCGGGCGGCCCGCCGGATGTGAGGTCTGCGCTGGCCTGGGCCCTTGGGCAGCCCCAGCACAGGGCCCACCCTCGGCAGCTGTTCCTGCTCACCGCTGCCTCGCCCATGGCTGCTGCGACCCACCACACCCTGGAGCTCATGAGGTGGCACCGGGGGGCAGCCAG GTGCTTCTCCTTTGGGCTGGGGCCTGCCTGCCGCCAGCTGCTGCAGGGTCTGTCTGCCCTCAGCAGGGGCCAGGCCTACTTCCTGAGGCCTGGGGAAAGGCTGCAGCCCATG CTGGTGCAGGCCCTGCGGAAGGCACTGGAGCCTGCGTTGAGCGACATCTCTGTGGACTGGTTTGTGCCCGATGCGGTGGAGGCACTGCTGACGCCCCGGGAGATCCCAGCGCTCTATCCTGGGGACCAGCTGCTCGGTTACTGCTCACTCTTCAGGGTGGACGGCTTCCGGTCCCGCCCCCTAGGG GGCCAAGAGCCTGGCTGGCAGAGCTTGGGCAGCTCCGTGTTCCCATCCCCAGAGGAAGCACCATCTGCCACCAGCCCTGGCACTGAGCCCACTGGCACCTCAGAGCCACTGGGAACAGGCACTGTGTCAGCAGAGCTGTCCagcccgtgggctgctggggactcAGATCGGA GTACTGATGCTCTGACAGACCCAGTCACGGACCCTGGACCTAACCCCTCTTCTGACACAGCCATATGGCGCCGCATCTTCCAGTCCTCGTACATCCGGGAGCAGTATGTGCTTACCCACTGCTCTGCCAGCCCAGAGCCAGGCCCAGGCTCCACAGGCAGCAGCGAGTCCCCCGTCTCCCAGGGCCCTGGGTCCCCTGAAGGCAGTGCTCCCCTGGATCCCCCTTCTCAGCAGGGCTGCCGCAGCCTGGCCTGGGGAGAATCTGCTGGCTCCCACTCctgccccctgcctccacccccacTGGCTCCAGTCAAG ACTGGGGCCTTGAGTGCTGAGGTGCTGGGCCGTCGACACAGAGCAGCTCTAACTGGCCGAAGCCTCTCATCGCCCCCCGGCCGGGTGAACTCAGTCCCTGGCCATCTCCGGTACCCCTCTCTGGGTGTAGCACCAGATGGGCCAGGCCCTGAGCCAGGGCAGCTGCTGGGACAGGGCCTGGATGACTCAG GAAACctgctctccccagcccccatggACTGGGACATGTTGATGGAACCACCCTTCTTGTTCACGGCTGTTCCCCCCAGTGGGGAGTTGGCCCCTCCAGCAATACCACTGCCTCCCCAGCCTCCGCGCTGCCATGTGGTGATCCGGGCCCTGTGCGGGGAGCAGCCTATGAGCTGGGAGGTGGGTGTTGGGCTGGAGATGCTGTGGGGGCCTAGGGATGCTGGCTTACTGCCTCCGTCACCCCCTGAAAGCGGAAATGCTTGGGACCAAGCACTCCATCGACTGACAGCGGCTTCCGTGGTCCGGGACAACGAGCAGCTGGCTCTCCGAGGACGGGGCGAGACCAGGGCTGACCGGG GTCATGCCCGGAGGCCCTGGCTCCGAGCCCTTCAGACAAGCAAGGTCAGCTCTGCCCCTTCCTGCTTCACCTGCCCTGTAGCTGTGGATGCTACCACCAGAGAGGTCCTACCTTCAGCCCTGCAGGTGCACAGCTCAG AGCTAGCCGAACCCCCAGGCACCCCTCCCGCCTCTCAAGGTCATCTAGATGCAGCTCCTCTGCCCACAGCCGTCCACTCTAAAG GCGGCTGGGAGCCGGACCAAATTGGCAACTCCAGTTCTGCTTTGGGGGACCGCGCAGCCCCCATCGGAGGTCCTCATCGTCTGCCCCCTGAGCCTCCCTCTCGGCTCAGCCTGGGCCGTCAGAAGGCCAGAGGCCCAGACAGCCATAGACTCTGCAGCCCCAACACGGGCCAAGCCAGTGACAGCAACAGTGAAGGCAGCAACCATGACTACCTGCCCTTG GTGCGCTTGCAGGAGGCACCTGGCTCCTTCCGCCTAGACGCGCCGTTTTGCACAGCGGTGCGCATCTCGCGGGAGCGCCTGTGCCGCGCCTCGCCCTTCGCTGCGCATCGCACCAGCCTCAGCCCCACCTCGGCCTCCTCTCCCTGGGCACTTCTAGGCCATGGTGCTGGCCAGGGTGACAGTGCCACGGCCTCTTGCAGCCCATCCCCCAGTTCAGGCTCCGAGGGTCCAGGCCAGGTGGACAGTGGCCGGGGCTCAGACACCGAGGCCTCGGAGGGGGCGGAAGGGCCTGGTGGTGCCGACCTGCGGGGCCGGACTTGGGCCACTGCTGTGGCGCTTGCGTGGTTGGAGCACCGCTGTGCCGCGGCCTTCGGCGAGTGGGAACTGGCGGCAGCTAAGGCTGACTGTTGGCTGCAGGCCCAGCACCTGCCCGACGGCCTCGACCTGGCCAACCTCAAGGCCGCAGCCCGGGGTCTCTTCCTGCTGCTGCGCCACTGGGACCAGAACCTGCAGCTGCACCTGCTGTGCTACAGCCCAGCAAACATGTGA